The DNA sequence TCCTCAACTTTCGCGCCATCGAGGATCATCTTATTCTTGTTATTCCAGTATGTATCATATGTTTTTAGGAGGAATTTCGGAAACATAAAGAAATCTCTGACATACATTGGCATCATCTTTCGGATGAATCTTGTTGCATTGTCGATAAGCTTCTGTTTTGTCTCTGTAGCTTTCAAGTGTTTAAGTCGATCGAGAACAAACTTGAAAATGTAAAAGCTGTAATAAGCATAGAACTGTGCAATCTGGCTTCCGACCGGTCCGACTCTTGTCTTCATTACCGGAGTCAGCACATCATACCTGTCCCAGTCCATTGTAAACAGTTTTCGGTTCCTCAGAGCGTCATCGAACACCCTGGTACCCGGAAGAGGAGTATATATAGAGAACTGTATGGCATCGGCACCAGCCTCCGCAAGTTTTCTTGAGAATTTCACAGTAGATAATATGTCCCTGAATCTCTCGTATGGTGCTCCGACCATCATTCCGATGAGCGTTATGATGCCGTTACGCGTGAGTAATTTAACCGCTTCAACAGACTGTGGAGTAAACTCGCCCTTATGCATTTTTTTCAGGATCTCTTCACTTCCGGACTCAACTCCCAAAAAGGAGATTTGCATGCCGGCCTTCGCACCCTTCTCGATCAATTCCGGGTTTCTTGATGTCACATCAGCCCTCATCTGCACTATCCATTTCATGTCAATTTTCTGCTCAATTATGCTGTTGAACAGATGATCACGCTGTTTTATGTTCGGATACACCACAAAAATGTCATCAGTGAAAAATATCCAGTTGTAACCAAATTTCTTCGCCATTTTCATCTCTGCAAGAATTCTGTCATTAGACTTATTTCTCCATTTGTTTCCCCATGTCGGTGTCACAGAACAGAAATCACATGCATAGGGGCATCCACGCGATGTTTCGAGGCACATTACCTTATCCGTGTCTCCGAAAACGCTAAAGGTATACTTTTTGCTATCAAGCAGTTCCAGTGGAGGCATAGGCAGAGAGTCAAGGTCTGATATTAACTTCCGGGGTTTTGTCCTTATAAATTTTCCACCTCTCCTGAACACTATGCCATCGATGTCGTCAAAACCTGTGTTATTTTTCACAGCCAATCCTATCTCATATATTGTCTCATCGCCCTCACCTAGAACGGAAATATCAAATCCTGATCGTAGAATCTCGTTTGGCAGGAAAGTTGCATGGTGGCCTCCGGCGACCAGTACCGTCTCAGGCAAAGCTTCCTTTATCTTTCTGGCAATATAGCCAGCATTGTTGTGTGCCGCCGTGGCATGCAGGGTTATACCGACTAATGACGGTTGAATTTTCAATATCTTCTCTACTGCCTGATCCAGGGTCAGGTTGTCGCCTTCCATGTCTATGATTTCAACAGTGCATCCAGGAATGCGCAGAAGTTCACCGGCAAGTGCAAGGAGTCCCAGGGGAGCAGGAAGAAATCCCCACTTTGTCATATAAGCGCTGCCTGTCCTGTTGCTCGGTCTTAGGAGAACAACCTTGAATGGCATGTTTTTCAATTAATTCAATAATCATAACCCTAAGGTAAATAATTTACAAACGAATAATTTATATACCGTGATATACGGAACAGTCCAATAGCCCAAAATCTGCCTTGTTTCCTTAAAATCAGACACAAATTTGGGAAATCAGAGTTTGCCTGATTTTTGGAGGCGTTCTCTTAGATGGGCTATCATATCCCTTACTGTATGATCTAGATCGTAACTCAGCTTGAATCCCCAATCTTTTTCCGCATCCGCACTGTCAAGGCTGGCTGGCCACGAGTCTGCTATTTTCTGCCTGAAGTCAGGTTCATAGCTGATCTGCAGGTCTGGAATATACTCTCTAATCACATGGAAAAGGGTCTCCGGGTCAAACGTGAAAGCGGAAATATTGTAGTCCATGGAGAACCTGAGCTTAGACCTTGGTGTTTCGGAGAGTTTCAGGAAAGCGCCGATCGCATCCGGCATGTACATCATCGGAAGCCTGGTGTCTCCTTTCAGGAAGCATTTGTATGGTTTCCCGGCTACAGCATGGTAAAATACATCGACGGCGTAATCCGTTGTTCCAGCTGTTGGAGCGGTTTTGTAACTTATCAGTCCAGGGTATCTCAACCCTCTTACATCAAGGGAATATTTTTCAAAGTAATAGTTCCCGAGAAGTTCTGCACCGTACTTGGTAATACCGTACATGGTCCTTGGTTTTATGACCGTCAGAATGGGAACATTCTCCTTTGGAGTCTCGGGACCGAAGACACCTATGGTACTCGGAATCATTACCCTCTCAACAGAATTTTCATATGAACTTTCAAGGATGTTGAATGTTCCCTGCATGTTCACAGAGAAAGCCAGGGAGGGATTCTTTTCGCCATCGGCAGAGAGGATGGCTGCAAGATGAAATACCGTATCGATGCCGTAATCCTTCATGATCGAGTCGATCTTTGTTCTGTCTAAAACATTAAGGGAGACAAAATCAACACCATCTGGAAGAGTGCACGGCTTGATGTCCGTGGCAATAATACGTCCAGCCCCATATTTCGTTGAAAGTTCAGAGATAAGTTCGCCTCCTACCTGTCCGCCTGCTCCAGTTACTAGAATGTGCTTGAATGCCATACAGACGTTATCGTTTGGGAAATTAAATATCTATGTGGGAATGATAGGCAAAAATTATAAGAAAAATAAGGCTACTATATCATGAATAGAATGAGTTGGGTAGCTGATGAGATTTCACAACTGAAAGCCAGCGGGAGATATGTCCCAATACGTGTTTTGCAGAGCGCACAGGGAGCCTGGGTAAAGATTGACGGCGTCAGGAAACTGAACATGTGCTCTAACAACTATCTTGGGCTGGCAAATCACCCGGAAACTGTTAAAAGCGCCATGGAAGCGCTCAAAAATTATGGAGTTGGTGCCGGAGCAGTCCGGTCTATAGCTGGAACTGATGATATTCACATCTCGCTGGAGAAGAAGATAGCTTCATTCAAGCATATGGAGGCGTCTGTGGTATTCCAGGGAGGGTTGCTGGCAAATACAGGCACTATCCCGGTAGTAGTGGGCAAGGACGATATAGTTTTCAGCGAGGAGCTGAACCATGCAAGCATTATTGACGGTGTAAGGTTGAGTTCTGCAAAGAGGGTTATGTACAAGCACATGGATATGGAAGACCTGAAAAAGCAGCTCAAGGAACACCGGGCAGAAGGTAAACGGGCGCTGATAATAACGGATGGTGTATTCAGCATGGATGGCGATATTGCACCACTCCCTGAGATTGTTGATCTTGCGGACGAGTTTGATGCCATGTCTTACGTCGATGATGCACACGGCGAAGGAGTTCTTGGAGATCATGGCAGAGGAATTGTGGATCATTTCAAGCTTTCAGACAGGATTGATGTTGAGATGGGAACCTTTTCCAAGGCCCTGGGAGCTGTTGGAGGTTTCTCCGCTGGATCGTCAGAGCTTGCAGACCTTATCAAGCAGAGATCCAGGCCATTCCTGTTCAGCAGCGCAATGAACCCGGCGGATGCCGCTGCGGTCCTGAAATCAATAGAGATTCTCGAGAGGGACGATACATTGCTTAAGAAACTCTGGAGCAATGCTGCATACCTGAAGAAGGGTCTGGGAGACCTTGGCTTCAATACGGGCACAAGCAAAACTCCAATAACTCCCGTAATTGTTGGAGACGAGAAGAAGACCCTCGATCTAAGCAGGCAGCTTTTTGAAAACGAGAACGTTTTCGCATCACCAATAGTATTTCCCACAGTGGCAAAGGGTACTGCAAGAATCAGACTGATGCCATCGGCAGTGCACAGCATGGATGACCTGAACATCGCTATTGAGGCCTTCAAAAAGATAGGGACGAACCTGAAGATCATCGGGTGATTCCTCCATGGCGTTTACCGGACCCTTCGTACAGCGTGACGTGGGATTTCCGGTATACACTTTCCCTGAGGACCTCTTTGAATGCAGGGTCATTGACAGGCCGAACCGGTTCATCGTAAACGTATCCTGCGGCAACCTGCAACTTGTATGTCATCTGCACGATCCCGGAAGGCTCAAGGAACTGATTTTTAAGGGGAACAGGGTGCTGGTAAGGCCAACAACCGGGAAGATGACTAAGTATTCTATTACTGCAGCATGGGAGAACTCGAGGTGGATACTCACAGATACTCGCATACATTCCCAGATAGCCTCACTTTTCCTGGACAGTAAATCCAGGAGGGAAGTCGCAGTTGGGAGGAAGAGGATTGACTTCATGCATGAGAATCATTTCATAGAAGTCAAGGGGTGTACCCTCGTTGTCGGAGGCATTGCAAAGTTTCCAGATGCGCCGACCAGGCGAGGCAGGGAGCATCTTGATCTACTCGCTGATCTCGTTAAAACCGGACATGAAGCTACTGTGCTGATTCTGGTGATGAGGGACGATGCAATATGTTTCGTGCCTAACGAAAGCACAGACCCGGATTTTACTCACTCTTTCTTCAACGCATTGAATGCTGGAGTGAAGCTTAAAATACTGAAATTTGCGTTGAATCAAAATTCAGTCGTGTTCATGGGCGAGATCAATCTTTGCTCGGGGACGATGCAAATTTAATTATGCAGACAGCATGAAGTCTTCATGGCTTCAATAATCCTGTCGACGGTCTCGAAGATGGAAGATGCAGAGAGGATAGCAGAAATATTGGTTACAGAACGACTGGCGGCATGTGTTAACATAATCGGCCCCATCAGCTCAGTCTACAGGTGGAAGGACAAGATCGAGAAAAGAACTGAATTAACACTATTGATAAAGACATCGAGGGAGAGGTCTAAGAGCGCGATGTACAGGCTTACGGAGATCCACCCTTACGAAGTTCCCGAAGCAATTTCACTGGATACATCCGATGGAAGCTCAAAATACCTCAAATGGATCGAGGACAGCACAGTAGTGCGGTAATACCATGAGCAGGAAAGTTGTAGAGCGTAACATAATTGAGATATATCGCAGGATCAAGGAGCAGAGCCCTCCGCATCATTTTGAATTCGTTGATCCTTTCTGGGTACTGATCACAACAATGCTCTCCCACAGGACAAAAGACGAGGTTACGGATGCGGCGTCCAGGTCACTTTACAACAGGTACAGGAATTCCAAGGGTCTTGCATCCGCCAGCTATGATGACGTAAGGAGCCTGATATCGAGGGTAGGATTTAGCAAAGTAAAGGCACAGAGGGTCATAGACGTTGCCGGAATAATCGAGGACAAATACGGCGGAAAAGTCCCGGGGGATATTGAAAAACTGGTCGAGTTGCCCGGAGTTGGAAGGAAGACAGCAAACGTTGTGCTGGCAGATTCATTCGGTATACCTGCCATAGCTGTCGATACCCATGTCCAGAGAATTGCTACCCGGCTTGGAGTGACAAAATCAAAGAACCCGGAGGATACTGAACATATTCTGGAGAAGATAGTTCCAAGGGAATTGTGGCTTGGATTCAACCCCACCCTTGTAGAGTTTGGAAAAAAAATCTGTCGTCCCATAGGACCCAGGTGCACAATTTGCGGCATTTCCGAATTTTGTGATTATTATGTCAAGCAGAAAAAGCGATGAAGTTTCATTGTACCCTGTATATTTATGGCAGCCGGGAATAAATTCAAGACTTTCCGAAAGCGACAAAAACCCGCAAGATTTTTAATATAGTTGTCTATCTGCACACATAGACGCTGATTTCTATGAACGGTGATGAAAACTTTGATGTAGTGGTAGCTGGGGCGGGATTGTCCGGCAATCTTGCAGCGACGATGGCGGCCAGAGCTGGTCTGAATGTCCTTATGGTTGACAGAAACCCCTCCGATGAAGTCGGAAAGAAAACTATCTGGGGTTGGACATGCGGTGATGCAGTCGCTGGGAGTCACATTGACTTCATTACAAAAAAGACAGGTGCAACATTCGCCCATCCTGAACTGGACCGGAGGGTTGATGGAGTTTATGCACTTTCTCCCGATCTTGAGACAAAATTCATGTTTGACGGAGTGGGTTATACACTTGATCGTCCCGAGTTTGAAGCGAAGCTGCTCGGTATTTCATTGAAGAGCGGAGTGCACTACCTCCCGGAGTTTGAAGTGGAGGCACCTGTAATTGAAAATAACTTTGTTACCGGTATAAAGGGAAGAAACAAGCTAAAAGAGACAAAGACGTTCACAGGCAAAGTTGTCATTGATTCACTGGGAGTATCGACCGTAATAAGACGCAAATTGCCTGAAAACCCATATGTGGACAGAACAGTTGACATAGACGATATTGAGTCGACTGGCAGGTATATCTATGAATTTGAACTTGACCACGAAGACCTGAAATATTATGATCCTGAAAATGCACTTATACACCTGAACAACGATCTTGCGCCAGGAGGATACGGGTGGGTCTTCCCAAAAAGTGGAAACCGTATAAACATAGGTCTTGGCGTACAGAAGAGAAGCCTGGATATAAAGAACAAGAAAACAGGCAGGAATGATAACCTTCAAACCCTCATTGACAGATACGTGAAGTGGTGCACCGTTTTCAAGGATCTCA is a window from the Thermoplasmatales archaeon genome containing:
- a CDS encoding magnesium-protoporphyrin IX monomethyl ester anaerobic oxidative cyclase, which translates into the protein MPFKVVLLRPSNRTGSAYMTKWGFLPAPLGLLALAGELLRIPGCTVEIIDMEGDNLTLDQAVEKILKIQPSLVGITLHATAAHNNAGYIARKIKEALPETVLVAGGHHATFLPNEILRSGFDISVLGEGDETIYEIGLAVKNNTGFDDIDGIVFRRGGKFIRTKPRKLISDLDSLPMPPLELLDSKKYTFSVFGDTDKVMCLETSRGCPYACDFCSVTPTWGNKWRNKSNDRILAEMKMAKKFGYNWIFFTDDIFVVYPNIKQRDHLFNSIIEQKIDMKWIVQMRADVTSRNPELIEKGAKAGMQISFLGVESGSEEILKKMHKGEFTPQSVEAVKLLTRNGIITLIGMMVGAPYERFRDILSTVKFSRKLAEAGADAIQFSIYTPLPGTRVFDDALRNRKLFTMDWDRYDVLTPVMKTRVGPVGSQIAQFYAYYSFYIFKFVLDRLKHLKATETKQKLIDNATRFIRKMMPMYVRDFFMFPKFLLKTYDTYWNNKNKMILDGAKVEEALATSNTIVYDLGESKNPYYMIKESH
- a CDS encoding Digeranylgeranylglycerophospholipid reductase, whose product is MNGDENFDVVVAGAGLSGNLAATMAARAGLNVLMVDRNPSDEVGKKTIWGWTCGDAVAGSHIDFITKKTGATFAHPELDRRVDGVYALSPDLETKFMFDGVGYTLDRPEFEAKLLGISLKSGVHYLPEFEVEAPVIENNFVTGIKGRNKLKETKTFTGKVVIDSLGVSTVIRRKLPENPYVDRTVDIDDIESTGRYIYEFELDHEDLKYYDPENALIHLNNDLAPGGYGWVFPKSGNRINIGLGVQKRSLDIKNKKTGRNDNLQTLIDRYVKWCTVFKDLKLFNKNNNGKGNWSVAVRRQMESLVFNGYMGAGDSMAMPNPISAGGIGPALISGVLAGENAVRAIENNDVSLKGLWQYNVDYNEAYGKRTAGMEVFRIYLQSLDNDVLNYGMKNFLTRKEASDITLGLIPELSMASKFKMVMKGARNIGAFRNLIFAVKKMQKMNQIYDNYPKNPEDFMKWRPLVTEEIEEAKKRFPLS
- a CDS encoding 2-amino-3-ketobutyrate coenzyme A ligase; its protein translation is MNRMSWVADEISQLKASGRYVPIRVLQSAQGAWVKIDGVRKLNMCSNNYLGLANHPETVKSAMEALKNYGVGAGAVRSIAGTDDIHISLEKKIASFKHMEASVVFQGGLLANTGTIPVVVGKDDIVFSEELNHASIIDGVRLSSAKRVMYKHMDMEDLKKQLKEHRAEGKRALIITDGVFSMDGDIAPLPEIVDLADEFDAMSYVDDAHGEGVLGDHGRGIVDHFKLSDRIDVEMGTFSKALGAVGGFSAGSSELADLIKQRSRPFLFSSAMNPADAAAVLKSIEILERDDTLLKKLWSNAAYLKKGLGDLGFNTGTSKTPITPVIVGDEKKTLDLSRQLFENENVFASPIVFPTVAKGTARIRLMPSAVHSMDDLNIAIEAFKKIGTNLKIIG
- the cutA gene encoding Divalent-cation tolerance protein CutA, with product MASIILSTVSKMEDAERIAEILVTERLAACVNIIGPISSVYRWKDKIEKRTELTLLIKTSRERSKSAMYRLTEIHPYEVPEAISLDTSDGSSKYLKWIEDSTVVR
- a CDS encoding NAD dependent epimerase/dehydratase, family, which translates into the protein MAFKHILVTGAGGQVGGELISELSTKYGAGRIIATDIKPCTLPDGVDFVSLNVLDRTKIDSIMKDYGIDTVFHLAAILSADGEKNPSLAFSVNMQGTFNILESSYENSVERVMIPSTIGVFGPETPKENVPILTVIKPRTMYGITKYGAELLGNYYFEKYSLDVRGLRYPGLISYKTAPTAGTTDYAVDVFYHAVAGKPYKCFLKGDTRLPMMYMPDAIGAFLKLSETPRSKLRFSMDYNISAFTFDPETLFHVIREYIPDLQISYEPDFRQKIADSWPASLDSADAEKDWGFKLSYDLDHTVRDMIAHLRERLQKSGKL
- a CDS encoding putative DNA-binding transcriptional regulator translates to MAFTGPFVQRDVGFPVYTFPEDLFECRVIDRPNRFIVNVSCGNLQLVCHLHDPGRLKELIFKGNRVLVRPTTGKMTKYSITAAWENSRWILTDTRIHSQIASLFLDSKSRREVAVGRKRIDFMHENHFIEVKGCTLVVGGIAKFPDAPTRRGREHLDLLADLVKTGHEATVLILVMRDDAICFVPNESTDPDFTHSFFNALNAGVKLKILKFALNQNSVVFMGEINLCSGTMQI
- a CDS encoding G/T mismatches repair enzyme; protein product: MSRKVVERNIIEIYRRIKEQSPPHHFEFVDPFWVLITTMLSHRTKDEVTDAASRSLYNRYRNSKGLASASYDDVRSLISRVGFSKVKAQRVIDVAGIIEDKYGGKVPGDIEKLVELPGVGRKTANVVLADSFGIPAIAVDTHVQRIATRLGVTKSKNPEDTEHILEKIVPRELWLGFNPTLVEFGKKICRPIGPRCTICGISEFCDYYVKQKKR